In Arthrobacter citreus, a single genomic region encodes these proteins:
- a CDS encoding DHA2 family efflux MFS transporter permease subunit, whose translation MNNQHDTAEKPFSVKTIIGPMMAVIVGMIMVILDSTVVNVALPGITEYFKSDLTKMQWTITGYTLALSAVIPLAGWMSDRFGAKRIFILTILFFTIGSVLCSVAQSPEQLILFRVIQGIGGGMVAPIGMAIIFRLAPPEKIGSIMGMLGIPMLLAPALGPVISGWFVEYSTWHWIFLINLPIGIIAMIIGFKFLPNFETKSVPSLDGLGIIIAPIAFSMLAYGVSQSATSWTSKGTLTGLIVGGVALLLFIVVELRQKQPLLELRVFKSSDFVRSILITWIMQIALFGSFLIVPLFLQTVKQYGAFETGLIMLPQALASALMMPIGGKMYDKVGARPMALVGLTIITSALFIFSKISVDSSNTFIMLTLAMMGAGMGLSMMPINTHVLQSAPRHLVSRVTPLTAAAQQVMVSFAVAGMAGFLTSSTKDYMATAKNPLNAMISAFGDTFLLAAGIALAGALLAIILRKPKLKDSDASQAELDESKSSMMVGH comes from the coding sequence ATGAATAATCAGCATGATACGGCTGAGAAGCCGTTTAGCGTAAAAACGATTATTGGTCCTATGATGGCAGTAATCGTAGGGATGATCATGGTTATTTTAGACAGTACCGTAGTAAACGTGGCACTACCAGGGATTACGGAATACTTTAAGTCTGACTTAACAAAAATGCAGTGGACGATTACCGGATATACTTTAGCATTATCAGCAGTAATTCCACTTGCAGGATGGATGTCTGATCGATTTGGTGCAAAGAGAATTTTCATTTTAACGATTCTATTTTTCACGATCGGTTCAGTACTTTGCTCAGTTGCACAATCACCAGAGCAGTTAATTTTATTCCGTGTCATTCAAGGAATAGGCGGAGGAATGGTTGCTCCAATCGGAATGGCAATCATCTTTAGATTAGCACCTCCAGAAAAAATCGGATCAATTATGGGAATGCTAGGAATTCCAATGTTACTTGCTCCTGCACTAGGTCCAGTTATTTCAGGTTGGTTTGTAGAATATTCTACATGGCACTGGATTTTCTTAATTAATCTACCAATCGGTATTATTGCGATGATCATCGGATTTAAATTCTTACCGAATTTTGAAACGAAATCAGTACCATCACTTGATGGATTAGGGATTATTATTGCTCCAATCGCTTTTTCAATGTTAGCATACGGAGTTAGCCAAAGTGCAACTAGTTGGACTTCTAAAGGGACATTAACAGGCTTAATCGTTGGTGGAGTAGCACTATTACTTTTCATCGTAGTTGAGCTTCGTCAAAAACAACCGCTACTTGAATTACGTGTTTTTAAATCATCTGATTTTGTTAGAAGTATTTTAATCACATGGATTATGCAAATTGCGTTATTTGGTTCGTTCTTAATCGTTCCATTATTTTTACAAACAGTTAAGCAATATGGAGCGTTTGAAACAGGCTTAATCATGTTACCACAAGCTTTAGCATCCGCTTTAATGATGCCAATCGGTGGTAAGATGTATGATAAAGTTGGTGCAAGACCGATGGCACTAGTTGGTTTAACAATCATTACATCTGCACTTTTCATTTTCTCTAAGATTTCAGTTGATTCATCAAATACATTCATCATGTTAACTCTTGCAATGATGGGCGCTGGAATGGGCTTATCAATGATGCCAATTAATACACATGTATTACAATCAGCACCTAGACATTTAGTAAGTCGTGTTACGCCATTAACTGCTGCTGCACAGCAAGTTATGGTTTCATTTGCTGTAGCAGGTATGGCTGGATTCTTAACATCTAGCACAAAAGATTATATGGCAACAGCAAAGAATCCTTTAAATGCAATGATTTCAGCGTTTGGTGATACATTCTTACTTGCTGCAGGAATCGCATTAGCAGGTGCGTTATTAGCAATCATCTTACGTAAACCGAAATTGAAAGACTCTGATGCGTCACAAGCTGAACTTGACGAATCAAAATCTTCAATGATGGTAGGACATTAA
- a CDS encoding SH3 domain-containing protein, with protein MIKSICKTTLALSILTGGLFYSNITPNAIKTVEAATVNGTVTATVLNVRSGPDTSNKIVGTLKKGAKVSITSTSGTWYKITSGSKTGWVSSKYIKKSATTVSAATVNKMKTLGTSKQLIVVSASNESTRNALIETFEKSGSTWKKLHTYTGVIGKNGMISNKHEGDYETPEGKYTITTAFGRNTNPGTKMTYRKITSNDVWVDDSNSKLYNTWQAASANNGRWKTAEKMNISQYDYGFVINYNQARTPGKGSAIFFHIAGTSGYTAGCTATSKTNVVSILKWLDPAKKPLIIQTPLNKLSQY; from the coding sequence ATGATTAAAAGTATTTGCAAAACAACTTTAGCGCTTTCAATTTTAACTGGAGGTTTATTCTATAGTAATATTACTCCAAATGCGATTAAGACAGTGGAAGCTGCTACAGTTAATGGTACAGTAACTGCAACTGTATTAAATGTTAGAAGTGGTCCGGACACTAGCAATAAAATTGTTGGAACACTTAAAAAAGGTGCAAAAGTTTCAATTACAAGCACAAGTGGAACTTGGTATAAAATTACTAGCGGAAGCAAGACTGGATGGGTTTCAAGTAAATACATAAAAAAATCCGCTACAACAGTTTCAGCAGCGACTGTGAACAAAATGAAAACTTTAGGTACATCAAAACAATTAATCGTTGTTTCAGCTAGCAATGAAAGTACGAGAAATGCTTTAATAGAGACATTTGAAAAAAGTGGATCTACTTGGAAGAAGTTACATACATACACAGGTGTGATCGGTAAAAATGGCATGATTAGTAATAAACATGAAGGTGACTACGAAACACCGGAAGGAAAATATACAATAACGACAGCTTTTGGAAGAAATACAAATCCAGGAACTAAAATGACGTATCGAAAAATCACGTCCAATGATGTATGGGTCGATGATTCGAATAGTAAATTGTATAATACTTGGCAAGCAGCATCAGCTAATAATGGTAGATGGAAAACTGCAGAGAAGATGAACATTTCACAATATGATTATGGGTTTGTTATAAACTATAATCAAGCGAGAACGCCAGGAAAAGGAAGTGCAATATTTTTCCATATAGCAGGAACTTCAGGCTATACTGCAGGTTGCACAGCTACTTCAAAAACGAATGTAGTATCAATTTTAAAATGGTTAGATCCCGCAAAAAAACCGCTTATTATTCAAACGCCATTGAATAAATTAAGTCAATATTAA
- a CDS encoding VOC family protein: protein MAVKKLEHVGIQVRDIDTSIEFYTRVVGLVFLEKQDHIDPKIKLAFLGFEDSKEPIVELISGYNPDLPAEGKVHHLAFAVDNIEAEIARVKDLYVTFVDESITTLPSGSKYIFFYGPDGEWIEFFQS from the coding sequence ATGGCTGTTAAAAAACTCGAACATGTAGGGATTCAAGTAAGAGATATAGATACATCGATTGAATTTTATACTAGAGTTGTGGGATTAGTGTTTTTAGAAAAACAAGACCATATCGATCCAAAGATTAAATTAGCGTTCTTAGGATTTGAGGATTCAAAGGAACCGATTGTAGAATTAATTTCTGGTTATAACCCAGATTTACCAGCAGAGGGGAAAGTTCATCACCTTGCATTTGCAGTAGATAATATTGAAGCGGAGATCGCACGTGTTAAGGACCTTTATGTAACATTTGTAGACGAGTCAATCACAACGTTGCCAAGTGGATCAAAATATATCTTCTTTTATGGACCAGATGGAGAGTGGATTGAATTTTTCCAGTCTTAA
- a CDS encoding GNAT family N-acetyltransferase, which yields MSRAKFFEIETSRLRLRRFKDEDLNNFYKYRSNPDVAIYQGWEKYTVEQATDFIEKQISAEMNIPDSWVQVAIENKKSGGLIGDIGVHTLTEPNQVEIGFTLEPKFQNKGYATEALKALLAYLFNELNKEKIIAIAIEQNTSSIKLIKKLGFKQVETIENSYFKGRYVTDIIFELSKSEWNDLGDDL from the coding sequence ATGAGTAGAGCAAAATTTTTTGAGATTGAAACAAGTCGGTTAAGGCTTAGAAGGTTTAAAGATGAAGACTTAAACAACTTTTATAAATATCGTTCGAATCCGGATGTGGCTATTTATCAAGGGTGGGAGAAATATACAGTTGAGCAGGCGACTGATTTTATAGAAAAACAAATAAGTGCTGAAATGAATATTCCAGATTCATGGGTTCAAGTAGCGATTGAAAATAAAAAATCTGGTGGATTAATAGGTGACATCGGAGTACATACATTAACTGAACCAAATCAAGTTGAAATTGGCTTTACTTTAGAGCCGAAGTTCCAAAATAAGGGCTATGCTACTGAAGCATTAAAAGCACTTTTAGCTTATTTGTTCAATGAATTAAATAAAGAGAAAATAATAGCAATAGCAATCGAACAAAATACTTCTTCAATAAAATTAATAAAGAAATTAGGTTTTAAACAGGTTGAAACAATTGAAAACTCTTATTTTAAAGGGAGATATGTAACTGATATCATATTTGAACTTTCAAAAAGTGAATGGAATGATTTAGGAGATGATTTATAA
- a CDS encoding EamA family transporter, protein MTYVVSKVVLDSISPWLLLEIRFLLALVTLGIINFFQKSWKISKKDLFPMAIIALVGYTGSIGLQFVGTKLSGAAMGSLITSASPALISLFAFFILKEKINSRKIISLLLATIGVVVVIGFPKGDSNIGAYFGNLILVGAAITWALYTVLSKVQTQKYSSLTVTTWATVFGVIFTLPISIIEQSKHMTDLPTNLWIWLGVIFLGTISTAGAFYLWNKGFEYIDTSTGSLFFFLQPLIGTIFGYFLLNEEIKPSFFVGSIIILIAVYLSIKEPKQKTTFQYDSKKA, encoded by the coding sequence ATGACATATGTCGTCAGTAAAGTAGTATTAGATAGTATTTCTCCTTGGCTATTATTAGAAATAAGATTTTTACTAGCTTTAGTAACATTAGGAATCATTAACTTTTTTCAAAAAAGCTGGAAAATAAGCAAGAAAGATCTATTTCCAATGGCAATTATAGCATTGGTAGGCTACACCGGTTCAATTGGACTACAATTTGTTGGAACTAAACTTTCTGGAGCGGCGATGGGCTCATTAATCACATCAGCTTCACCTGCATTAATATCTCTATTTGCATTTTTTATCTTAAAAGAAAAGATTAATAGTCGTAAAATCATTTCATTATTATTAGCTACTATTGGAGTAGTTGTTGTAATAGGTTTTCCAAAAGGTGATTCAAATATAGGAGCATATTTTGGAAATCTTATTTTAGTAGGTGCAGCAATAACTTGGGCATTATATACGGTTTTAAGTAAAGTTCAGACTCAAAAGTATTCTTCGTTAACGGTAACTACATGGGCAACTGTATTTGGAGTAATTTTCACTTTACCTATTTCAATAATAGAACAATCGAAACACATGACTGATTTACCTACTAATCTATGGATTTGGCTTGGGGTAATATTTTTAGGAACGATTTCTACAGCTGGAGCATTTTATCTATGGAATAAAGGGTTTGAATATATTGACACGTCTACTGGATCTCTCTTTTTCTTTTTACAGCCATTAATTGGTACAATTTTTGGCTACTTTTTATTAAATGAAGAAATTAAACCTTCTTTTTTCGTCGGAAGTATTATTATTCTTATTGCGGTTTATTTATCAATAAAAGAACCAAAACAGAAAACGACTTTTCAATATGACTCTAAAAAAGCATGA
- a CDS encoding HAD family hydrolase, whose protein sequence is MNVRAVFIDMDGTLLTVSNNISRRNMEAINKLIDQGIMVFLATGRHYEVTAPYHKEIGLKTPMICLNGAAIHDGETGRMLQKNTVNVDEELLHHLTAENPCNVIIHTANGLYCKEINEEIDYWTKIGKIPPRYTGDLRQANYNDVLKYSVRTGVQNTELSSLFKKEAEVIDWNDGFEMVALNVSKWSAIKNLLHAYQINPTEVVAIGDGPNDIEMLRQVGTGVAMGNAREEIKAVADFVTGHHENDGLAEFLERYLLTSKETFAI, encoded by the coding sequence ATGAATGTACGTGCAGTTTTTATTGATATGGATGGGACCCTACTAACAGTCTCAAACAACATTTCTCGCCGAAATATGGAAGCTATTAATAAGCTCATTGATCAGGGAATCATGGTTTTTCTAGCAACTGGTCGACACTATGAGGTAACCGCTCCTTATCATAAAGAAATTGGATTAAAAACTCCGATGATCTGTTTGAACGGTGCGGCCATTCATGATGGAGAGACAGGAAGAATGCTTCAAAAAAATACAGTCAATGTGGACGAAGAATTACTCCATCATCTGACTGCTGAAAACCCTTGTAATGTTATTATCCATACAGCTAATGGACTTTACTGTAAGGAAATAAATGAAGAAATTGATTATTGGACAAAAATTGGGAAAATTCCACCACGATACACTGGTGATTTAAGACAAGCTAATTATAATGATGTTCTTAAATATAGTGTTCGAACAGGTGTACAAAATACTGAACTATCTTCTTTATTTAAAAAAGAAGCTGAAGTCATCGATTGGAACGACGGTTTTGAAATGGTAGCTCTAAATGTATCAAAATGGTCCGCGATCAAAAATTTACTTCATGCATATCAAATTAATCCAACTGAAGTCGTAGCGATTGGAGACGGACCAAATGATATTGAAATGCTTCGTCAAGTTGGTACCGGTGTGGCTATGGGGAACGCTAGAGAAGAAATTAAAGCAGTTGCTGACTTTGTAACTGGACATCATGAAAATGATGGATTAGCTGAATTTTTAGAACGTTATCTGCTTACATCAAAAGAAACATTTGCGATTTAG
- a CDS encoding beta-lactamase family protein, translated as MSDRFKEIINWVEDLKVRNQSSASALLIMKDNKIVLENYNGFHCHSPISIPVTCNSKFNVASARKSYLGLAVAFAIYEGKIKSLDDYAIDYFDELDKGLLGKTTIRHLVTHSHGLNEADNGSIYREFEPGQGWAYRGINILMMTNLIKNLYNKSFPELLKERVFIQLGLKETSWETKENERLVKVIDNPDKEASFKLGYSSDGSESNLHVTTREFAYWGNLHLNKGNINGKQIVPKEVIEIATQVQNYINKNIDLPQNGLFWYVQDFPRIYSEIGDRVPRGSYQILGITGPTILVIPKYNVVVAKMYNKRYNYGGNNYLHYLRGFSNLVADAFMG; from the coding sequence ATGAGTGATCGATTTAAAGAAATAATCAACTGGGTAGAGGATCTAAAAGTTCGAAATCAAAGTTCTGCTTCAGCTTTATTAATCATGAAAGATAATAAGATTGTACTAGAAAATTATAATGGCTTTCATTGTCATTCTCCTATTTCTATACCGGTAACCTGTAATTCAAAGTTCAATGTTGCCTCTGCCAGAAAAAGCTATTTAGGATTAGCAGTTGCATTTGCAATATATGAAGGTAAAATTAAAAGCCTTGATGATTATGCAATTGATTATTTTGATGAACTTGATAAAGGTTTACTTGGAAAAACAACTATAAGACATTTAGTTACACATTCCCATGGTTTGAATGAGGCAGATAACGGAAGCATTTATAGAGAATTTGAACCAGGCCAAGGATGGGCATATCGCGGTATTAACATATTAATGATGACAAATCTCATAAAAAATCTGTATAACAAAAGCTTTCCAGAACTCCTAAAAGAAAGGGTCTTTATACAATTAGGATTAAAAGAAACTAGTTGGGAAACAAAAGAAAATGAACGTTTAGTTAAAGTAATAGATAATCCGGACAAAGAAGCATCATTTAAATTGGGATATTCGAGTGATGGTTCTGAGTCTAACTTACATGTCACTACAAGAGAATTTGCATATTGGGGTAATCTTCATTTGAATAAAGGGAATATCAATGGAAAACAAATCGTCCCGAAGGAAGTTATTGAAATAGCAACTCAAGTTCAAAATTATATCAATAAAAATATAGATTTACCACAGAATGGGTTGTTTTGGTATGTGCAAGATTTTCCGAGAATATATAGTGAGATTGGTGATCGAGTACCACGAGGTTCATACCAAATATTAGGGATAACAGGTCCAACTATTCTCGTAATCCCTAAATATAATGTTGTTGTTGCTAAAATGTATAACAAAAGATATAACTATGGTGGAAATAATTATCTCCATTATTTAAGGGGATTCAGTAATCTGGTTGCAGATGCATTTATGGGATAG
- a CDS encoding MarR family transcriptional regulator — MVERAEFIRESIDFLQRFLMKSLQKHSEEHGVTIPQARVIGEVYAHKTMSIKQLSKNLKMTQSTVSDIVERLTTKGLLLKTPNPNDKRFVEISLPEGIADEINGSISEIANKSINSALGLMETSDQEIVEQGLKLLVTAVTKKMETDGMDNYEFFDVLYFLDEEKGKKNL; from the coding sequence ATGGTAGAAAGAGCCGAATTTATTCGTGAATCCATAGATTTTTTACAACGATTTTTAATGAAAAGTCTACAGAAACATTCAGAAGAGCATGGTGTTACTATTCCGCAAGCAAGAGTGATTGGGGAAGTTTATGCTCATAAAACAATGAGTATAAAACAGCTTTCTAAAAATTTAAAAATGACACAAAGTACGGTTTCAGATATTGTTGAACGGTTAACGACAAAGGGACTATTATTAAAAACACCAAATCCAAACGATAAACGATTTGTTGAAATCTCCTTACCTGAGGGTATTGCAGATGAAATTAATGGTAGTATTTCAGAAATTGCAAACAAGTCAATAAATAGTGCATTAGGTCTTATGGAGACGAGTGATCAGGAAATTGTAGAACAGGGATTAAAATTATTAGTTACAGCTGTTACGAAAAAGATGGAAACAGATGGAATGGATAATTATGAATTCTTTGATGTATTGTATTTTCTTGATGAGGAAAAAGGAAAAAAAAATCTTTAA